A DNA window from Zonotrichia albicollis isolate bZonAlb1 chromosome 2, bZonAlb1.hap1, whole genome shotgun sequence contains the following coding sequences:
- the LOC141728135 gene encoding uncharacterized protein LOC141728135, with protein MNWCGMRTMIILHLEFQNYVLAILSKEQNFYGDEEIDDDEEEEEIEEVEEVEEVEEVEEVEEVEEAEGNEEREGDETKASPEKKEEKEQKNEKEKDRKSPEGETSSSSSTVENGETEETTQKETIVQQEKESTDNHAVNSSSENTEDQKTGVGRKKFSLFKRKPLTSQKNVCSRKEDSSEKPLQSEEKEKEDLTGESNKDENQNHTLENSSETVTNQDRRMKVNTCTLL; from the exons ATGAACTGGTGTGGGATGAGGACCATGATCATTCTACACCTTGAGTTTCAAAATTATGTTTTGGCAATTTTGTCCAAGGAACAAAACTTCTATGGAGATGAAGAAATAGATGATgatgaggaagaagaagaaatagaagaagTAGAAGAAGTAGAAGAAGTAGAGGAAGTAGAAGAAGTAGAGGAAGTagaagaagcagaaggaaatgaagaaagagaaggagatgAAACAAAAGCAAGCccagagaaaaaagaggaaaaagagcaaaaaaatgaaaaagaaaaggatcgTAAATCACCTGAGGGAGAGACAAGCAGTTCTAGTAGCACTGTGGAAAATGGAGAG ACAGAGGAGACTACTCAGAAAGAGACCATCGTTCAGCAGG AGAAGGAAAGCACTGACAATCATGCTGTGAACAGTTCTTCAGAGAACACTGAGGACCAAAAAACTGGAGTGGGGAGAAAAAAG TTTTCCCTGTTTAAGCGAAAGCCACTGACAAGCCAGAAGAATGTATGTAGCAGAAAGGAAGAcagctctgaaaagccactgcagagtgaagaaaaggaaaaggaagatttaACTGGTGAAAGCAATAAAGATGAAAATCAGAATCATACACTGGAGAATTCCAGTGAAACTGTGACTAACCAGGACAGAAGGATGAAAGTTAATACATGTACATTGCTGTAA